The Lysinibacillus pakistanensis genome includes a window with the following:
- a CDS encoding acyl-CoA dehydrogenase has protein sequence MNFQLTEEHEQLREMIRDFAINEVAPTAAERDENEEFDRAIFDKMAELGLTGIPWPEEYGGAGFDYLAYVIAVEELSRVCASTGVTLSAHTSLAGWPIYKFGNEEQKQKYLRPMAEGKHIGAYGLTEPGSGSDAGGMKTYAKRDGDDYILNGSKIFITNGGVADTYVVFAVTDPEAKNGTSAFIVEAGFEGFSVGKKEKKLGIRSSPTTEIIFDNCRVPKENLLGAEGEGFKIAMTTLDGGRNGIAAQAVGIAQGALDAAVEYAKERVQFGKPITANQGVSFKLADMATQIEASRLLTYQAAWLESSSLPYGKASAMAKLMAGDTAMSVTTEAVQIFGGYGYTKDYPVERFMRDAKITQIYEGTQEIQRLVISRMVTR, from the coding sequence ATGAACTTTCAATTAACAGAAGAGCATGAACAATTACGTGAAATGATTCGAGATTTTGCTATTAATGAAGTGGCGCCAACAGCAGCGGAGCGTGACGAGAACGAAGAGTTTGATCGTGCAATTTTTGATAAAATGGCGGAGCTTGGTTTAACAGGTATTCCATGGCCAGAGGAATATGGTGGGGCAGGCTTTGATTATCTTGCGTATGTTATTGCTGTAGAAGAATTATCCCGTGTCTGCGCTTCAACAGGGGTAACTTTATCGGCCCATACGTCACTGGCAGGCTGGCCGATTTATAAGTTTGGTAATGAAGAACAAAAGCAAAAATATCTTCGTCCAATGGCAGAAGGTAAACATATTGGGGCATATGGTTTAACAGAGCCAGGGTCCGGTTCAGATGCTGGTGGTATGAAAACCTACGCAAAACGTGATGGTGATGATTATATTTTAAATGGCTCGAAAATTTTCATTACAAATGGTGGAGTAGCAGATACATATGTTGTATTTGCTGTAACAGATCCAGAGGCTAAAAATGGCACATCCGCTTTTATCGTAGAGGCCGGATTTGAAGGTTTCTCAGTAGGTAAAAAGGAGAAAAAATTAGGGATTCGTTCATCTCCTACAACTGAAATTATTTTTGATAACTGTCGAGTTCCAAAAGAAAACTTGCTAGGGGCTGAGGGAGAAGGTTTTAAAATTGCAATGACAACACTTGATGGTGGACGTAACGGTATTGCAGCTCAGGCTGTAGGGATTGCACAAGGAGCACTGGATGCAGCAGTAGAGTATGCAAAAGAGCGTGTGCAATTTGGTAAACCGATTACAGCCAATCAAGGTGTTTCTTTCAAACTAGCAGACATGGCTACACAAATTGAAGCATCTCGACTGCTTACATACCAGGCGGCTTGGTTAGAGTCGAGTAGTCTACCATATGGTAAAGCATCTGCAATGGCGAAATTAATGGCTGGCGATACGGCGATGAGTGTAACGACTGAGGCTGTTCAAATTTTTGGCGGCTATGGTTATACAAAAGATTATCCAGTTGAACGCTTTATGCGTGATGCTAAAATCACGCAAATCTATGAAGGTACGCAAGAGATTCAACGTCTTGTTATCTCTCGTATGGTAACAAGATAA
- a CDS encoding 3-hydroxybutyryl-CoA dehydrogenase, which produces MGIQKVMVIGAGQMGSGIAQVCAQAGYEVKLNDMKQEFFERGLGVITKNLSRDVEKGRKTEEEKAAILSRIMMSLDLQDASDVDIIIEAAVENMEVKQSIFKQIDQIAPAHAILATNTSSLPITEIAAVTNRPEQVIGMHFMNPVPVMKLVEIIRGLATSDEVYKAVEDMTVKLSKTPVEVNDFPGFISNRILLPMINEAIYALYEGVATKEAIDDVMKLGMNHPMGPLTLADFIGLDTCLYIMEILHEGLGDSKYRPCPLLRKYVAAGWLGKKSGRGFYVYE; this is translated from the coding sequence ATGGGAATTCAAAAGGTAATGGTCATTGGTGCAGGGCAAATGGGCTCTGGCATTGCACAAGTTTGCGCACAGGCAGGCTATGAGGTCAAATTGAATGACATGAAGCAAGAATTTTTCGAACGTGGTCTAGGGGTTATTACGAAAAATTTATCACGTGATGTAGAAAAGGGTCGTAAAACAGAAGAAGAAAAAGCGGCTATATTAAGTCGAATCATGATGTCATTAGATTTACAGGATGCTAGTGATGTAGATATTATCATTGAGGCTGCAGTAGAAAATATGGAAGTGAAGCAATCTATTTTTAAGCAAATTGATCAAATTGCACCAGCACATGCTATTTTAGCGACAAATACATCTTCACTTCCTATTACTGAAATTGCAGCAGTTACTAATCGTCCAGAGCAAGTAATTGGAATGCATTTTATGAATCCTGTACCTGTTATGAAACTAGTGGAAATTATTCGAGGTTTAGCAACTAGTGATGAAGTCTATAAAGCAGTAGAAGACATGACAGTGAAATTATCCAAAACACCAGTAGAGGTAAATGATTTCCCTGGTTTTATTTCAAATCGAATTTTACTTCCTATGATTAACGAAGCAATTTATGCATTGTATGAGGGTGTAGCTACAAAGGAAGCAATCGACGATGTAATGAAGCTTGGTATGAATCATCCGATGGGTCCATTAACACTGGCAGATTTTATTGGTCTTGATACATGTCTCTACATTATGGAGATTTTACATGAGGGCTTAGGTGATAGTAAGTATAGACCTTGTCCACTGCTTCGAAAATATGTGGCAGCTGGCTGGCTAGGAAAGAAATCAGGAAGAGGCTTTTACGTTTATGAATAA
- a CDS encoding acetyl-CoA C-acetyltransferase, whose amino-acid sequence MNRAVILAGARTAFGKFGGSLSALSASDLGAIAIRGAIEKANILPDDVNEVILGSVLQGGQGQIPSRQAAIKADLPKAVKTETINKVCASGMRAVTLADQLIRLGDEEVIIAGGMESMSNAPYYLQNGRTGLRMGDSTIVDGMLYDGLTCAFDKARPHMGSYGNSTAKEFSLSREEQDAWSVRSHERALSAIEKGYFAEEIVPVEIPQRKGEPLLVDTDEAPRAGTSMEVLAKLKPAFDKDGTITAGNAPGVNDGACALVVMSEERAAREGREPLAVIIGHEELAIEPENFPQTPGLVINKLLKKTGKSLADIDLFEINEAFAAVALVSKQLADLDAEKVNVNGGAVALGHPIGASGARIILTLAQELKRRGGGIGIAAICSGGGQGDAIMIEVPKTGGHE is encoded by the coding sequence TTGAATAGAGCTGTTATTTTAGCAGGAGCAAGAACGGCATTTGGGAAGTTTGGAGGTTCACTTTCAGCATTAAGTGCAAGTGATTTAGGTGCTATCGCCATAAGGGGGGCAATAGAGAAAGCCAATATTTTACCAGATGACGTGAATGAAGTGATTTTAGGCTCCGTATTACAAGGGGGACAGGGCCAAATTCCTTCTAGACAGGCTGCAATTAAAGCAGATTTACCGAAAGCTGTAAAAACAGAAACGATTAACAAAGTTTGTGCATCAGGAATGCGTGCTGTCACATTAGCAGATCAGCTTATTCGTTTAGGGGACGAAGAGGTGATTATCGCTGGTGGTATGGAATCAATGTCCAATGCACCGTACTATTTACAAAATGGTCGAACAGGCTTACGGATGGGTGATTCTACAATAGTAGATGGCATGCTATATGATGGCTTAACATGTGCTTTTGATAAGGCAAGACCACATATGGGGAGCTACGGTAATTCAACAGCCAAAGAGTTTTCATTAAGCCGTGAGGAGCAGGATGCTTGGTCTGTTCGCAGTCATGAGCGAGCACTGTCGGCAATTGAAAAAGGTTACTTTGCTGAAGAAATCGTGCCTGTGGAAATTCCACAACGTAAGGGTGAACCGCTTCTAGTTGATACAGATGAGGCACCAAGAGCTGGTACATCCATGGAGGTACTTGCGAAGCTTAAACCAGCCTTTGATAAGGATGGAACAATTACAGCAGGTAATGCACCCGGGGTAAATGATGGTGCATGTGCACTAGTAGTCATGAGCGAGGAACGTGCAGCTCGTGAAGGCAGGGAGCCACTAGCAGTAATTATCGGCCATGAAGAACTTGCCATTGAGCCAGAGAATTTCCCGCAAACACCTGGCTTAGTAATTAACAAATTACTGAAAAAGACAGGGAAGTCATTAGCAGATATTGATTTATTCGAAATCAATGAGGCCTTTGCCGCAGTAGCACTAGTCAGCAAACAACTAGCCGATTTAGATGCTGAAAAGGTCAATGTGAACGGCGGAGCAGTTGCGCTAGGACATCCAATCGGTGCATCTGGAGCACGTATTATTTTAACACTTGCGCAGGAATTAAAGCGCCGTGGTGGTGGCATAGGAATTGCAGCGATTTGTTCAGGTGGTGGGCAAGGAGATGCGATTATGATTGAAGTACCAAAAACAGGGGGACATGAATGA
- a CDS encoding acyl-CoA dehydrogenase, with protein sequence MHLQFTDEQVMMRDMVRDFAQEKIEPWIARMEAGEFPRELLAQMGELGLMGITTPEELGGAAMDFTSYIIAINELSKVSAVMGVILSVHTSVGTNPIIYFGNEEQKKRYVPKLAAGVYLGAFCLTEPSAGSDAGSLQSKAVRDGDEYVINGSKVFITNGGEADVYIVFASTNPAEKTRGISAFIVEKGTPGLIIGKDEQKMGLHGSRTVQLTFDNCRIPAKNLLGKEGEGFKIAMANLDVGRIGIAAQALGIAEAALEAATAYAKERIQFGKPILAQQGVSFKLADMATAVESAKLLVYRAADLRAKGLPCGAEASMAKLFASRTAVQTAIEAVQIFGGYGYTEDYPVERYFRDAKVTEIYEGTSEIQRLVISKHLLK encoded by the coding sequence ATGCATTTACAGTTTACAGATGAACAAGTGATGATGCGTGATATGGTTCGAGATTTTGCACAGGAAAAAATTGAACCATGGATAGCGCGTATGGAAGCAGGAGAGTTTCCACGTGAGCTTCTTGCACAAATGGGTGAACTTGGATTGATGGGGATCACAACACCCGAAGAGTTAGGCGGGGCTGCGATGGATTTTACATCGTACATAATTGCTATTAACGAACTATCGAAGGTGAGTGCTGTAATGGGCGTTATTTTATCCGTTCATACTTCAGTAGGCACCAATCCAATTATTTATTTTGGAAATGAAGAGCAAAAGAAACGCTATGTTCCAAAGCTTGCAGCAGGTGTATATTTAGGAGCATTTTGTTTAACAGAACCAAGTGCCGGCTCAGACGCTGGCTCGTTACAATCAAAGGCAGTGCGAGATGGCGATGAATATGTCATTAACGGCTCCAAAGTATTTATAACAAATGGTGGAGAGGCTGATGTGTATATTGTATTCGCATCGACGAACCCTGCTGAAAAAACACGCGGCATTTCTGCGTTTATAGTTGAGAAAGGAACGCCAGGCTTAATTATCGGTAAAGATGAACAGAAAATGGGCTTACATGGCTCACGTACAGTTCAGCTCACATTCGATAATTGCCGTATACCAGCCAAAAACCTTCTTGGGAAAGAGGGGGAAGGCTTTAAAATTGCAATGGCTAACTTAGATGTTGGAAGAATTGGGATTGCAGCACAAGCTTTAGGGATTGCAGAAGCAGCTCTTGAAGCAGCTACAGCATATGCAAAAGAGCGTATTCAATTTGGTAAACCGATTCTTGCACAACAAGGAGTTAGCTTTAAGCTGGCAGATATGGCCACTGCTGTAGAATCCGCAAAATTATTAGTCTATCGAGCTGCTGATTTACGTGCAAAAGGTTTACCATGTGGAGCAGAAGCGTCCATGGCAAAACTATTTGCCTCACGCACAGCTGTCCAAACCGCAATAGAGGCTGTTCAAATTTTTGGTGGCTACGGCTACACTGAAGATTATCCAGTAGAGCGTTATTTCCGCGATGCAAAGGTAACAGAAATCTATGAAGGCACAAGTGAAATTCAACGGTTAGTTATTAGTAAACATTTACTGAAATAA
- a CDS encoding (Fe-S)-binding protein, with protein MSPLLIANIVLTVVVVLYAVGLFFYLLKTRYKFVQLGKKVEFDESVKERIRYIMVNVFGQNKLLKDPKSGLIHVMFFYGFLMVQLGAIDLIWKGLVPESHLPLGIFYGLFTFFQELVVLMILVAVVWAFYRRYVEKLVRLKRGWKNGLVLIFIGGLMVSTLIANGMGLIWHGEELTYTEPVASSIAAIFSFLPTSAAAAVFYVMWWAHLLILLTFLVYVPQSKHFHLIVSPINVYMNRLDRVGTLTPIDFEALEEAGENAESEDEMPSIGVGRIQDFTQKQMLDLYSCVECGRCTNMCPATGTGKMLSPMDLIVKLRDHLTFTGAVVTKQKPWVPYQFFANTKGNQLAMAAGAEGAVIEDIYSPSLIGEVITEEEIWACTTCRNCEDQCPVMNEHVDKIIDLRRYLTMTEGKVNPDAQRAMTNIERQGNPWGLNRKEKENWRDLDPTIHIPTVKELKKSGEEMDYLLWVGSMGAFDNRSQKIALAFCRLLNEAGVKFAILGNKEKNSGDTPRRLGNEFLFQELATANIDEFEKNDVKKIVTIDPHAYNIFKNEYQDFGWKGEVYHHTELLNQLIDENRLALNYEVDETIVFHDSCYLGRYNDVYDAPREILRGIPGVKLVEMERNRETAMCCGAGGGLMWMEEHVGNRINVARTEQALATNASVISSGCPYCLTMLEDGTKAKEVEDTIGTFDVAELLERSVFGEKGKALVNPAEEAVDEMLEEVVASVDNVEQDKNVEINAEN; from the coding sequence ATGAGTCCATTATTAATTGCAAACATTGTTTTAACAGTCGTGGTTGTGCTTTATGCAGTAGGATTGTTCTTCTATCTGTTAAAAACACGCTATAAGTTTGTGCAATTGGGGAAAAAGGTTGAATTTGATGAAAGTGTAAAAGAACGAATTCGTTATATTATGGTCAATGTATTTGGCCAAAATAAACTTCTGAAAGATCCAAAGAGTGGGTTAATTCACGTGATGTTCTTCTATGGATTTTTAATGGTGCAGCTAGGAGCCATTGATTTAATTTGGAAGGGATTAGTACCTGAATCACATTTACCACTAGGCATTTTCTATGGACTCTTTACTTTCTTCCAAGAGCTTGTGGTCTTAATGATTTTAGTAGCAGTTGTTTGGGCGTTTTATCGTCGCTATGTAGAAAAGCTAGTACGTCTAAAAAGAGGCTGGAAAAACGGTCTTGTATTAATTTTCATTGGTGGCTTAATGGTTTCCACATTAATTGCTAATGGTATGGGGTTAATTTGGCATGGCGAAGAATTAACATATACAGAGCCAGTTGCATCGAGCATTGCTGCTATTTTTAGTTTCCTACCAACATCTGCAGCAGCAGCCGTATTCTATGTAATGTGGTGGGCACACTTATTAATTTTACTAACATTCCTAGTGTATGTACCACAATCTAAGCACTTCCACTTAATTGTTAGTCCAATTAATGTTTATATGAATCGTCTAGATCGTGTAGGAACACTAACGCCAATCGACTTTGAAGCATTAGAGGAAGCTGGAGAAAATGCTGAAAGTGAAGATGAAATGCCATCCATTGGGGTTGGACGCATTCAAGACTTTACACAAAAGCAAATGCTAGATTTATATTCCTGTGTAGAATGTGGACGCTGTACAAATATGTGTCCTGCAACAGGAACTGGTAAAATGCTATCACCGATGGATTTAATCGTGAAGCTTCGTGACCATCTAACATTTACAGGTGCAGTGGTAACAAAGCAAAAGCCGTGGGTACCTTATCAATTCTTTGCTAATACAAAGGGGAATCAGTTAGCTATGGCGGCTGGTGCTGAGGGTGCGGTCATTGAGGATATCTATAGTCCATCTTTAATTGGTGAAGTGATAACGGAAGAAGAGATTTGGGCATGTACGACTTGTCGTAACTGTGAAGATCAATGTCCAGTTATGAATGAACATGTCGATAAAATAATTGACCTTCGTCGTTATTTAACAATGACAGAAGGAAAAGTAAATCCAGATGCACAACGCGCGATGACAAATATCGAGCGTCAAGGAAATCCTTGGGGCTTAAATCGTAAAGAGAAAGAAAATTGGCGTGACCTTGATCCAACAATCCATATTCCAACAGTCAAAGAGCTGAAAAAATCTGGTGAGGAAATGGACTATTTATTATGGGTAGGCTCAATGGGCGCATTTGATAATCGCTCACAAAAAATTGCCTTAGCCTTCTGTCGCCTATTAAATGAGGCAGGCGTGAAATTTGCGATTTTAGGAAATAAAGAGAAAAATTCAGGGGATACACCTCGTCGTTTAGGAAATGAATTTTTATTCCAAGAGCTTGCGACAGCGAATATTGATGAATTTGAGAAAAACGATGTGAAGAAAATTGTAACAATCGATCCTCATGCTTACAATATCTTCAAAAATGAATATCAAGACTTTGGCTGGAAGGGTGAAGTTTATCACCACACAGAGCTGTTGAATCAGCTAATTGATGAAAATCGACTTGCCTTGAATTATGAAGTGGATGAAACAATTGTATTCCATGATTCTTGTTACTTAGGTCGTTATAACGATGTTTATGATGCACCACGTGAGATACTGCGAGGTATTCCAGGCGTGAAACTTGTAGAAATGGAGCGTAATCGTGAAACGGCTATGTGCTGTGGTGCAGGTGGTGGCTTAATGTGGATGGAAGAACATGTTGGTAACCGTATTAATGTTGCACGTACAGAGCAGGCTCTAGCAACGAATGCATCAGTTATTTCATCAGGCTGTCCATACTGCTTAACGATGCTAGAGGATGGTACAAAGGCAAAAGAAGTTGAGGATACAATTGGAACATTCGACGTTGCAGAGCTATTAGAGCGATCTGTGTTTGGTGAAAAAGGGAAAGCACTTGTAAACCCTGCTGAAGAAGCTGTAGATGAGATGCTTGAAGAGGTAGTGGCTTCTGTAGACAATGTCGAACAAGACAAGAATGTAGAAATTAACGCAGAGAATTGA
- a CDS encoding cob(I)yrinic acid a,c-diamide adenosyltransferase translates to MKLYTKTGDTGKTSLIGGRVDKDSLRVETYGAIDELNSFIGKAVSELDRELFKDILIDLETIQHELFDAGGDLANVMKERHYKLTEQPIEVLESRIDALSDEAPPLQRFILPGGAPAAATLHIARTVARRAERQMVTLMKEIQDVPTIVQKYLNRLSDYLFAAARVVNCRMKVSDIEYIRSGNVFKK, encoded by the coding sequence ATGAAGCTTTACACGAAAACAGGGGATACAGGCAAAACAAGTCTTATTGGTGGACGTGTTGACAAGGATAGCTTACGAGTGGAAACTTACGGGGCTATTGATGAATTAAATTCATTTATTGGCAAGGCTGTAAGTGAATTAGATCGGGAGCTTTTTAAGGATATTCTTATTGATTTAGAAACGATTCAGCATGAGCTTTTTGATGCAGGTGGGGACCTAGCAAATGTTATGAAGGAGCGTCATTATAAGCTTACGGAGCAGCCGATTGAAGTGTTGGAATCCCGAATTGATGCTTTATCAGATGAAGCACCACCTTTACAGCGTTTTATTTTACCAGGTGGCGCCCCAGCCGCTGCAACCTTACACATTGCCCGTACAGTTGCACGTCGAGCAGAACGTCAAATGGTAACGCTCATGAAGGAAATTCAGGATGTACCGACAATTGTCCAAAAATATTTAAACCGACTATCAGATTATTTATTTGCCGCTGCACGGGTTGTGAACTGTAGAATGAAGGTCTCTGATATTGAATATATTCGAAGCGGTAATGTTTTTAAAAAGTAA
- a CDS encoding TetR/AcrR family transcriptional regulator, whose product MTEKEKRPQVQSTVKDENLIAIRREQMIQGAIKLFKEKGFHRATTREIAKAAGFSIGTLYEYIRTKEDVLYLVCDSIYHHAMERLSSYEIKAGTIEELKEMIREYFLQIDHMVDELTIMYQETKSLSKEAQRYVFSKEFEMVATFERLLKRCVQSGEITMTDKQIHLAANNLVVSGQSWAFRKWALHRQHSIDEFIDMQITLFISGIKGFC is encoded by the coding sequence ATGACAGAAAAAGAGAAAAGGCCCCAGGTACAGTCAACAGTTAAAGATGAAAATCTCATCGCCATTCGTCGGGAACAAATGATACAGGGAGCCATAAAATTATTTAAAGAAAAAGGTTTTCATCGTGCCACGACGAGAGAAATCGCAAAAGCTGCTGGCTTTAGTATCGGTACTTTATATGAGTATATCCGAACTAAAGAGGATGTCCTTTATCTAGTATGTGATAGCATTTATCATCATGCAATGGAGCGACTTTCAAGTTATGAGATAAAAGCAGGGACGATAGAAGAATTAAAAGAAATGATCCGAGAGTATTTCTTGCAAATTGATCACATGGTTGATGAACTGACTATCATGTATCAGGAAACAAAATCTTTATCAAAAGAAGCGCAGCGCTATGTATTTAGTAAGGAGTTTGAAATGGTTGCCACGTTTGAACGACTGCTAAAGCGGTGTGTGCAGTCAGGTGAAATTACAATGACCGATAAGCAAATCCATTTGGCAGCCAATAATTTAGTTGTCTCAGGGCAAAGCTGGGCGTTCCGAAAATGGGCGCTACATCGTCAGCATTCGATTGATGAATTTATTGACATGCAAATAACATTGTTTATTTCAGGTATAAAGGGGTTCTGTTAA